Proteins from one Rosa chinensis cultivar Old Blush chromosome 7, RchiOBHm-V2, whole genome shotgun sequence genomic window:
- the LOC112179520 gene encoding 60S ribosomal protein L6-1 — translation MAAKARVARKTRNPDLIRGVGKYSRSKMYHKRGLWAIKAKNGGVFPRHDAKPAAEAPSVKPPKFYPAEDVKKPLVNKHKPKPTKLRASITPGTVLIILAGRFKGKRVVFLKQLSSGLLLVTGPFKINGVPLRRVNQSYVIGTSTKVNISGVNVDKFDDKYFAKAVEKKKKKGEGEFFEAEKEDKNKLPEERKDDQKSVDASLIKSIEAVPDLKTYLAARFSLRSGMKPHELVF, via the exons ATGGCAGCAAAAGCGAGAGTTGCCAGAAAGACCCGAAACCCAGATCTGATCCGCGGTGTGGGTAAGTACTCGAGGTCCAAGATGTACCACAAGCGAGGTCTTTGGGCCATCAAGGCCAAAAACGGCGGCGTCTTCCCACGCCACGACGCCAAGCCGGCAGCTGAGGCTCCATCGGTGAAGCCCCCCAAGTTCTACCCTGCCGAAGATGTCAAGAAGCCCCTCGTCAACAAGCACAAGCCTAAGCCTACCAAGCTCAG GGCGAGTATTACACCCGGGACTGTGTTGATTATATTGGCCGGAAGGTTTAAGGGAAAgagagttgttttccttaagcAACTTTCATCTGGCTTGCTTCTTGTTACTG GGCCATTTAAGATTAATGGTGTTCCTTTGAGACGTGTGAATCAGTCCTATGTGATCGGCACTTCCACCAAGGTCAACATTTCTGGGGTTAATGTGGATAAGTTTGATGACAAGTATTTCGCAAAGGCagtggaaaagaagaagaagaagggtgagGGAGAGTTTTTTGAGGCAGAGAAAGAG GACAAGAACAAGCTCCCAGAAGAAAGGAAAGATGATCAAAAGAGTGTGGATGCTtctttgataaagtctattgaGGCTGTCCCAGACTTGAAGACATACTTGGCTGCCAGATTCTCTCTTAGGTCTGGCATGAAGCCTCATGAGCTTGTCTTTTAG
- the LOC112179518 gene encoding purple acid phosphatase 23 isoform X1, translating to MIKTQFSLYSKQRDRAMHKYCKLWRITSLVLFMVINMVVGSDQAHHIPTTLEGPFKPATRRFDPSLRTGSDDLPMDHPRLKRNVTLNFPEQISLAISSPTAMWVSWVTGDAQIGKNVTPLDPSKVGSEVWYGKKSGKYDSVKRGVAVVYSQLYPFQGLLNYTSGIIHHVRIDGLKPGTKYYYKCGDSSIPAMSEEQAFETLPLPRPNTYPRRIAVIGDLGLTSNTTATVDHLIQNDPSMIVMVGDLSYANQYLTTGGKGASCFSCAFPDAPIRETYQPRWDGWGRFMQPLTSRVPMMVIEGNHEIEPQVAGITFSSYLARFAVPSKESGSKTNFYYSFDAGGVHFIMLGAYVDYNATGSQYAWLKDDLNRVDRSVTPWLVAAWHSPWYNSYSSHYQEFECMRQEMEELLYQYGVDIVFSGHVHAYERMNRVYNYTLDPCGPVYITVGDGGNIEKVDVDFADDPGKCPSAGDNIPEFGGVCHLNFSSGPAKGKFCWNEQPEWSAFRESSFGHGILEVLNSTYALWTWHRNQDIYKEEDSHSDQIYIVRQPELCTPDLNPSVVQSLPSISAPASHSLVLALSLPLLGIFSVFSYSK from the exons ATGATCAAAACTCAGTTCTCTCTCTACTCGAAGCAGAGAGATAGAGCCATGCACAAGTACTGTAAGCTATGGAGGATCACTTCACTGGTTTTGTTCATGGTAATAAATATGGTGGTGGGTAGTGATCAGGCTCATCACATACCCACAACTCTAGAAGGCCCATTTAAGCCTGCAACTCGGCGCTTCGACCCATCACTCCGAACAGGCAGCGATGACTTGCCCATGGACCATCCCAGGCTCAAAAGGAATGTCACCCTCAATTTCCCTGAACAAATATCTCTTGCAATATCTTCACCTACTGCAATGTGGGTTTCTTGGGTTACTG GCGATGCCCAGATTGGGAAAAATGTGACACCACTTGATCCTTCAAAGGTTGGGAGTGAGGTGTGGTATGGCAAAAAGAGTGGCAAGTATGATAGTGTCAAGAGAGGGGTTGCTGTGGTTTACAGTCAATTGTACCCATTTCAAGGCCTCTTGAATTACACTTCTGGCATCATTCATCATGTCAGGATTGATG GTCTTAAACCAggaacaaaatattattacaaGTGTGGGGATAGCTCTATCCCTGCCATGAGTGAAGAGCAGGCCTTTGAAACTTTACCATTGCCTAGGCCAAACACATATCCTCGTCGAATAGCTGTTATTGGAGATTTAGGTCTCACAAGCAATACCACTGCAACTGTTGACCATTTGATTCAGAATGATCCTTCAATGATTGTAATGGTTGGAGACTTAAGTTATGCAAATCAGTACCTTACAACTGGTGGTAAAGGAGCTTCATGCTTTTCATGTGCATTCCCAGATGCACCTATCAGAGAAACATACCAACCCCGCTGGGATGGGTGGGGAAG ATTCATGCAGCCATTAACCTCACGAGTTCCAATGATGGTTATTGAGGGAAACCATGAGATTGAACCCCAAGTTGCTGGAATCACTTTCTCATCCTATTTGGCAAGGTTTGCAGTTCCATCCAAGGAATCTGGCTCTAAAACCAACTTCTACTACTCTTTTGATGCTGGAGGAGTGCATTTCATCATGTTGGGAGCATATGTTGATTACAATGCAACAG GTTCACAGTATGCTTGGCTTAAAGATGATCTAAACCGAGTAGACCGGTCGGTGACCCCATGGCTGGTAGCTGCATGGCATTCACCTTGGTATAATAGCTACTCTTCTCATTATCAGGAATTCGAGTGCATGAGACAGGAAATGGAAGAACTTCTTTATCAATATGGTGTTGATATTGTTTTCTCCGGTCAT GTGCATGCTTATGAGCGGATGAATAGAGTATATAACTATACGTTAGATCCATGTGGACCTGTTTATATAACAGTTGGAGATGGTGGCAATATTGAGAAAgttgatgttgattttgctGATGACCCTGGAAAGTGTCCTTCAGCTGGAGACAACATACCTGAATTTGGAGGGGTATGTCATCTGAACTTTTCTTCTGGGCCTGCTAAAGGGAAGTTTTGTTGGAATGAACAGCCAGAGTGGAGTGCTTTTAGAGAAAGCAGCTTTGGTCATGGAATACTTGAG GTTTTGAATTCTACATATGCTCTATGGACTTGGCACAGGAATCAAGATATTTATAAGGAGGAAGATAGCCACAGCGATCAAATCTACATTGTTCGACAACCTGAATTGTGCACTccagatttaaat CCGTCAGTGGTGCAGTCACTGCCCTCAATCTCTGCTCCTGCATCCCACTCTCTG GTGCTTGCTCTCTCCCTGCCACTCTTGGGGATATTCTCAGTCTTCTCCTATTCCAAGTAG
- the LOC112179518 gene encoding purple acid phosphatase 23 isoform X2: protein MIKTQFSLYSKQRDRAMHKYCKLWRITSLVLFMVINMVVGSDQAHHIPTTLEGPFKPATRRFDPSLRTGSDDLPMDHPRLKRNVTLNFPEQISLAISSPTAMWVSWVTGDAQIGKNVTPLDPSKVGSEVWYGKKSGKYDSVKRGVAVVYSQLYPFQGLLNYTSGIIHHVRIDGLKPGTKYYYKCGDSSIPAMSEEQAFETLPLPRPNTYPRRIAVIGDLGLTSNTTATVDHLIQNDPSMIVMVGDLSYANQYLTTGGKGASCFSCAFPDAPIRETYQPRWDGWGRFMQPLTSRVPMMVIEGNHEIEPQVAGITFSSYLARFAVPSKESGSKTNFYYSFDAGGVHFIMLGAYVDYNATGSQYAWLKDDLNRVDRSVTPWLVAAWHSPWYNSYSSHYQEFECMRQEMEELLYQYGVDIVFSGHLIGWYKIVVL, encoded by the exons ATGATCAAAACTCAGTTCTCTCTCTACTCGAAGCAGAGAGATAGAGCCATGCACAAGTACTGTAAGCTATGGAGGATCACTTCACTGGTTTTGTTCATGGTAATAAATATGGTGGTGGGTAGTGATCAGGCTCATCACATACCCACAACTCTAGAAGGCCCATTTAAGCCTGCAACTCGGCGCTTCGACCCATCACTCCGAACAGGCAGCGATGACTTGCCCATGGACCATCCCAGGCTCAAAAGGAATGTCACCCTCAATTTCCCTGAACAAATATCTCTTGCAATATCTTCACCTACTGCAATGTGGGTTTCTTGGGTTACTG GCGATGCCCAGATTGGGAAAAATGTGACACCACTTGATCCTTCAAAGGTTGGGAGTGAGGTGTGGTATGGCAAAAAGAGTGGCAAGTATGATAGTGTCAAGAGAGGGGTTGCTGTGGTTTACAGTCAATTGTACCCATTTCAAGGCCTCTTGAATTACACTTCTGGCATCATTCATCATGTCAGGATTGATG GTCTTAAACCAggaacaaaatattattacaaGTGTGGGGATAGCTCTATCCCTGCCATGAGTGAAGAGCAGGCCTTTGAAACTTTACCATTGCCTAGGCCAAACACATATCCTCGTCGAATAGCTGTTATTGGAGATTTAGGTCTCACAAGCAATACCACTGCAACTGTTGACCATTTGATTCAGAATGATCCTTCAATGATTGTAATGGTTGGAGACTTAAGTTATGCAAATCAGTACCTTACAACTGGTGGTAAAGGAGCTTCATGCTTTTCATGTGCATTCCCAGATGCACCTATCAGAGAAACATACCAACCCCGCTGGGATGGGTGGGGAAG ATTCATGCAGCCATTAACCTCACGAGTTCCAATGATGGTTATTGAGGGAAACCATGAGATTGAACCCCAAGTTGCTGGAATCACTTTCTCATCCTATTTGGCAAGGTTTGCAGTTCCATCCAAGGAATCTGGCTCTAAAACCAACTTCTACTACTCTTTTGATGCTGGAGGAGTGCATTTCATCATGTTGGGAGCATATGTTGATTACAATGCAACAG GTTCACAGTATGCTTGGCTTAAAGATGATCTAAACCGAGTAGACCGGTCGGTGACCCCATGGCTGGTAGCTGCATGGCATTCACCTTGGTATAATAGCTACTCTTCTCATTATCAGGAATTCGAGTGCATGAGACAGGAAATGGAAGAACTTCTTTATCAATATGGTGTTGATATTGTTTTCTCCGGTCAT CTAATTGGGTGGTATAAAATAGTAGTCTTGTAA
- the LOC112177984 gene encoding uncharacterized protein LOC112177984, with translation MYLPASGREKLGTEFISLAQGTMSVKDYETRFSQLYQFVRPIDSVSLARKFQRGLNLVIRDMVAPFQLPTVALIFASALAFEHELLTPRGEMTTMGDSQGKGKIVAKNSSALGYAIDMLQLRSCGPSSQCVLEAKEQIRLLRVTSVVECGYVCWLRDAYFNVPLMEKEVNDGASVLDRGTVEVEVGATIVLVWTFFIFVMPFGLTNAPATFMKLMNHMFNPYLDQFVVVFVDDILIYSKSLEDHDKHLRTVLQVLRKGKFYA, from the exons ATGTACCTTCCCGCTTCAGGGAGGGAGAAATTGGGGACTGAATTCATTTCTCTAGCTCAGGGGACTATGAGTGTCAAGGACTATGAGACCCGGTTCTCACAGTTGTATCAGTTTGTTAGGCCGATTGATTCAGTGTCTTTGGCTCGAAAGTTCCAACGGGGACTAAACCTGGTGATTAGAGATATGGTGGCTCCTTTTCAGTTGCCTACTGTGGCACTTATCTTTGCTAGTGCTTTGGCATTTGAACATGAACTTCTGACTCCTCGAGGGGAGATGACCACTATGGGGGATTCCCAAGGAAAGGGAAAGATAGTTGCAAAGAATAGTAGTGCTTTAG GATATGCCATTGACATGTTACAACTGCGGAGTTGCGGGCCATCCAGCCAGTGTGTGCTCGAAGCTAAAGAGCAGA ttagactctTGCGTGTGACTTCTGTTGTAGAGTGTGGTTATGTGTGCTGGTTGCGTGATGCATACTTTAAT GTGCCTTTAATGGAGAAGGAAGTAAATGATGGAGCCAGTGTGCTTGATCGCGGTACAGTTGAAGTGGAAGTTGGTGCGACCATTGTGTTG GTATggacatttttcatttttgtcatgccttttggtctaaccaATGCACCTGCTACATTTATGAAATTGATGAACCATATGTTCAATCCCTACTTGGATCAGTTTGTAGTAGTATTTGTGGATGATATCCTGATTTACTCCAAGTCTTTGGAGGATCATGATAAGCATCTTAGGACTGTGCTACAAGTTCTGAGAAAGGGAAAGTTTTATGCTTAG